One part of the Eptesicus fuscus isolate TK198812 chromosome 20, DD_ASM_mEF_20220401, whole genome shotgun sequence genome encodes these proteins:
- the LOC103304443 gene encoding olfactory receptor 3A2-like, which yields MQPKSGPNGTTITEFLLLGLVETPELWPLVFVLFLFAYLVTVGGNLSILAAILVEPKLHTPMYFFLGNLSMLDIGCITVTVPSTLGRLLSHKRAVSYGACLTQLFFFHQLAGVDCFLLTAMAYDRFLAICRPLTYSARMSHSVQWILVAVSWACALTNALIHTIALTTLNFCGPNEVNHFYCDLPQLFQLSCSSTQLNEGLLFAMSFVMAGIPVVLIITSYTHVAAAVLQIRSVEGRKKAFFTCGSHLTVVCLFYGTGIFNYMRMGSEEASDKDKAVGIFNTVFNPMLNPIIYSLRNPDVQGALWRVITGKRSLT from the coding sequence ATGCAGCCAAAATCGGGGCCCAATGGAACAACCATTACTGAGTTCCTTCTATTGGGCTTGGTGGAGACACCGGAGCTGTGGCCTCTTGTCTTTGTGCTCTTCCTCTTTGCCTACCTGGtcacagttgggggcaacctcaGCAtcctggctgccatcttggtggAGCCCAAACTCCATacccccatgtacttcttcctgggGAACCTATCCATGCTAGACATTGGGTGCATCACTGTAACTGTTCCCTCAACATTGGGTCGCCTCTTGTCCCACAAGCGTGCAGTTTCCTATGGAGCGTGCCTCACACAGCTTTTCTTCTTCCATCAGTTGGCTGGTGTAGACTGCTTCCTGTTGACAGCCATGGCCTATGACCGATTTCTGGCCATCTGCCGGCCCCTCACCTACAGCGCCCGCATGAGCCATTCAGTGCAGTGGATATTGGTGGCTGtgtcctgggcctgtgccctcaccaATGCACTGATCCATACTATTGCCCTAACTACACTCAATTTCTGTGGTCCCAATGAGGTGAATCACTTCTACTGTGACCTCCCACAGCTCTTCCAGCTCTCTTGCTCTAGTACCCAACTCAATGAGGGGCTGCTCTTTGCTATGAGTTTTGTAATGGCAGGTATACCTGTGGTTCTCATCATCACATCCTACACCCACGTGGCAGCTGCAGTTCTACAAATCCGCTCAGTGGAGGGCAGGAAGAAAGCCTTCTTCACATGTGGCTCCCATCTCACTGTGGTTTGCCTCTTCTATGGAACTGGTATCTTCAACTACATGCGTATGGGTTCAGAGGAGGCTTCAGACAAAGATAAAGCTGTTGGAATTTTCAACACTGTCTTCAACCCTATGCTGAATCCAATTATCTATAGCCTTAGAAACCCTGATGTGCAGGGTGCCCTCTGGCGGGTAATCACAGGAAAGCGGTCACTGACTTAA
- the LOC103291852 gene encoding olfactory receptor 3A2 produces MDPEAATNGTAVTEFILLGLIETEKLQSLVFVLFLFAYLLTVGGNLSILAAIFVEPKLHTPMYFFLGNLSVLDVGCITVTVPAMLGRLLSHKRTISYGACLSQLFFFYLLAGVDCFLLTAMAYDRFLAICRPLTYSARMSHSVQWILVAVSWACALTNALIHTIALTTLNFCGPNEVNHFYCDLPQLFPLSCSNTQLNELLLFAVGFIMAGTPLALIVTSYVHVAAAVLRIRSVEGRKKAFFTCGSHLTVVCLFYGTGIFNYMRLGTEEASDKDKGVGIFNTVINPMLNPLIYSLRNPDVQGALWRVFVRRWLVT; encoded by the coding sequence ATGGATCCAGAAGCTGCAACCAATGGGACTGCTGTTACTGAGTTCATTCTGCTGGGCCTCATTGAAACAGAGAAGTTGCAGTCTCTGGTCTTTGTACTTTTCCTCTTTGCCTACCTGctcacagttgggggcaacctcaGCATCCTGGCTGCCATCTTCGTGGAGCCTAAACTCCACacccccatgtacttcttcctgggGAACCTATCAGTTCTAGATGTTGGATGTATCACCGTCACTGTTCCTGCAATGTTGGGTCGCCTCCTGTCCCACAAGCGCACAATTTCCTATGGAGCCTGCCTCTCCCAACTATTTTTCTTCTACCTTCTGGCTGGTGTGGACTGCTTCCTGTTGACAGCCATGGCCTATGACCGATTCCTGGCCATCTGCCGGCCCCTCACCTACAGCGCCCGCATGAGCCATTCAGTGCAGTGGATATTGGTGGCTGtgtcctgggcctgtgccctcaccaATGCACTGATCCATACTATTGCCCTAACTACACTCAACTTCTGTGGTCCCAATGAGGTCAATCACTTCTACTGTGACCTCCCACAGCTCTTCCCGCTCTCTTGCTCCAACACCCAACTCAATGAGCTGCTGCTCTTTGCTGTTGGTTTCATAATGGCAGGTACACCCTTGGCTCTCATTGTCACCTCCTATGTCCACGTGGCAGCTGCAGTTCTACGAATCCGCTCAGTGGAGGGCAGGAAGAAAGCCTTCTTCACATGTGGCTCCCATCTCACTGTGGTTTGCCTCTTCTATGGAACTGGCATCTTCAACTACATGCGTCTGGGTACAGAGGAGGCTTCAGACAAGGATAAAGGGGTTGGGATTTTCAACACAGTTATCAACCCCATGCTGAACCCCCTTATCTACAGCCTTAGAAACCCTGATGTGCAGGGTGCCCTGTGGCGGGTATTTGTGAGGAGGTGGTTGGTGACCTGA